The DNA region CTTAGTATGTTTTTGCAATTTAGAAGATGTAATCATATTCAGAAGCgacttaaaaaaaattaagtcaAGATTAATATATTCAGGGAAAACAAAAATCAcagcaaagaaagaaaaaaccaacttttacatcTAAATCGTTCAACTTGCAAACTTTCGAGGGAACCATCACATGGATTAGAGGATTAAGTAATAATCTTCCAATAATAAAGAGCATGCTCCATAAGAGAAGGGAAAGGTTTCATGATGTAAAGCAAATATTCCATGCAAAGCTAAATCCATTCCTTTCTTTGCTTGTATCGGTTCTCTTAGCTAGCAACCAATTAGCTTTTGAATTGCAACTACTTATAAAAACCCTACTGTTCTAATGAACTCTCATCATCATCTGTATCTACCATTATTATTAACAACTTGTACAACATCATTTGTCCCTCAAAGTTATAATAAAAAATGCCGATCTATTCTTCTGATTCTGATGATCCCCGCCCTTCATATTCAGCACCTCCCAAAAGATTATTTGCTCGTCAAAGACCCATGCATGCAATTCTTGGAGGAGGAAAAGGTGACTTACCTTTTTCTTAGTACTTCCTTCTTTTCAATTTCAGTATTTTAGTTTCCTTTTTAATCTATTTAAAAGAGAATCTTTCTTATATTTGGTAActctcactacaagaaaaaatatatttggcaacaaatttatttttgttgccatagattgattattgttgcaaaaagtacttttggcaacaaaaaaaatatattttgttgcatgaacttttgttgttgccaaaagtactctttgcaacaataatcaatactatgacaacaaaaataaattctttggcaacaaaaaaatcatttgccaacaataaaactaagttgttgccaaatataaaatTTTTTGTTacgatttctatactttcttgtagtgtctCTAAAAATTTCAATATTTTACGTAACATGTTTTAACGACAAGATTCAGAAGACATTTTGGTATATACATTACACTCATCTTTAGtctaaaatcacaaaattttaaaatcttttttatgttcttaaactttgtgcttaGTCAAAGTAAGAAAGTTAGATCGGAGGGAGTATATGTTTTGTTTTAATCTTCACTTCCTTGCTTGCATTTTCTAATATATGatataagttatataaattgatacTGTAGAGGTTCTTTACATAATAATCAGTAACATTTTAACATGTAATAACAGGTTATTTACTATATTATCCCCTCGGTCCCCGTTTATATTAAGCACTTTGATTGGGCACAGAAGTTTATTTAAGAAAGACAAATTAATAAACTTTTGAAACCTGTGATCTAAAACAAatcataaataattttataactataaaatgaaaagtttaaaattaaattatttctgaATATTAAAACGAATCAGTCTTTTTGGGTTAAATGGAAAAAGAAAGTGTATCGCATGAATGGAGATAGAATGAGTATCAATTGCTAGTAGGATTTATGGTATGagtctttttgggacaaacttgaAAAAACACTACAACAAATTGACTTCTTTTTCTCTATTTATCTTCCTACAGTCGCGGATATTTTATTATGGAGGGACAGGACAATATCAGCTGCGATTCTATTTGGATTCACAATGACATGGTTCCTTTTTGAAGTAGTGGAGTACAACTTTGTTTCTCTTTTGTGTCACATTTCCATGATCTTGATGTTGATTCTGTTCATCTGGTCTACTGGGGCGGGACTTATTGATTGGTAATTTTCCAAGCAATGGCTTCACAAAAAGATTATATTCTCTTTGCCTTAGTTTATGTGATAtactttatttttaaatttatttaaaaaacaaatgccATACTTTCTTATTCATAAGATTTTCATTTTATCTTTATTGAGATGATTTATAATAAtacaaatatttatgacttattATATACTCATTACATccaaatttatgtgatatttttcgtttttcgagagtcaatttgaccaGTTGATTATATCAACTTaacattttgaaataaaatttgaatattaaaaaacTATACAATAAGTATTATAAGTTCTAATTCTTCGCACATCAATATGatggaaaaatatattttaaaatgttggtcaaagttcacATAGTTTGAATCTCGAGAAGCATAAAGTGTCACATACATTAGGACAGAAGGagtattacaagtttcaaaagtccttCTTTCTTCATTAAGTCACGTGTCCAGTCAAATAtcgccacataaattgagacggaaggagtatttAATTTCGTTATATTTCTTCCCTGGTCTGAATTATGCTGATAATAATGTGTTCCTCTGTTTTGATTCTTCAGGGCTCCTCCTGATTTACGTGCTATCATGATATCGGATTCAACTTTCAGATGGTTATGTGGAAAATTCAACTCAATGTTATCTAAGTTCTATGAGATTTCATCTGGAAAAGACTTTAGAACCTTTTTTCTGGTAAATATGACATTCTATAGCATTGCCATTtgaccttattttttattttattttattttattgctgATGTTTAATCTCAATTTCTTGGTACTTCTTTTGGTGCTAGGCAATCACTATTCTGTGGGTATTATCAGTAATTGGAAATTATTTCAGCTCTCTGAATCTGTTGTATCTGGGTAAGGTTACAGAATTATATATACTCTCATTCAGGGAAATTGCTTTGGTGATCATCAAACTTTAATCGCCATTTCAATGTATGTGATATGTTTCGCTTATTGAAAATTAATTTGGCTAATCTTCGAAGCTAAATTAAAGTGGAATAACTCATTATTTTAAAACTGGAATTTAGATATTTAAAACCTATATGAAAAGAACTAAAATTGCAAGTCCTCTCATGTCAATATAATGGCAAAAAAGTATATTTTAGAATGTTAGTCGAGCTTCACATAGTTTGAATCTCAATGAGCAAAAAAAGTCACATAAATTAGCACAAAAGGATATCATATTATTTAAAAATCCATATTCTTTGTTTTGTCACATAAAAGACACTCAACTATTCACTAACATATTTAAAAGTAGTTCTTACTAAAAAAGAATGTATATATTCGGTCATGACATGCCACTTCACCTATTTGTTGATCCATTTTCGCACCTAAAAACCCGACCCTAGTGACAATATTATAATATAATATTGTGTGTTTATTTAATGGGTTATTAGGATTTCTTTGCCTGGCAACATTACCTGCTATTTATGAAAGGAATCAAGACAAAGTGGATTATCTAGCAAGCAAAGGGAACCAAGATATGAAGAAGTTGTACAAGAAATTTGATAGGAAGGTTCTTAACAAGATTCCAAGGGGACCCGTCAAGGAAAGGAAGAGGTTTTAAGTCAACTCATTAATAAGTTGGACAATGTTTATATTGGTTATATGAGGTGCACGAAATGCTGTAATTTGTAATTAATATAAATACTAAATACTAAAGGAGTGATGAAGAAAATTTGCTTTCCTGCTTGCAGTAATTCCTTATATTTTCATTACTATTGTTAACCTAGTAACTCTTAATGCGACTGTTTTTTCTGTACAAAACAGAAGTGTCTTTGCTTACCGTTTTATTAACTATAAACTCGTAAAATTTCTGGTGCTTATGGACTGATTTCCAGAACAATTTTTTTAAGAACAAGACACGATatagaaaataagtttgttgaatGCTTGTGAATAATATTTCATTAATATATGTGCTTGTCACAAATCTTAGATACACTGCAGCTTAATTTATACTAAAGACACCTGATTCCAGATTTCTCTAATACTATTTTGTTGctcatttggtgaagtagtcaacATAGTATTAAAGCCTTAATCTCTCTAATTAATACCCTGCTTCCAGACTCTTCTAAATCTTACTGAAAAGAACATACAAATTTCCAACAGAAACAGCATAAGAGAAACTTATAATTAAGTACTGCAATTTCAAATACTGATTTTCTTTTATACCACCCAGCAGAAGAGATTTTAGCCTAGCCAAGCTAAatttgcttattttaaaaagtattttatgttaaaaATCAGCATTTTCCAACAAACAATTTAGATAGTAGCCATTTGTATTTCACTAATCAATTTGAATTTTACAAATATTGAGCAGCAATTGTGCTTAGCCAAGGTTCCAAAAGTGCTTCGGGAGAGCTTCTAAAAAACAACTCATGCTACTAGACAAAAATACTTATTTCTTTTCCTAGGAGCTTAGTCAAacactttattattattatttttttttagttaaagtcGTCACTAAAGTTCGGCATTGGCTTGTACCTTGCATATTAAGATCCAAAAAACGATTACATAAAGGAGGGGAACATAAAACCAGCTTCCTCAAAAACTATATGTGAGTTGGACATGCCCAACGAAATAAAAAAGATTGGAAAGAAGCTTTTGCATTTTTCAGCTAAGTTTTTCTTGTGATGGAGGCAAGGGGCAAAAATGGAAAGTGACTGCCCGTGGAAGGCAGAGGCATCATTGGGAACAAATTGGGGGAAAGCATATTGCTATAATTAATAGATGTCCCAAAACCAAAATAGGAGTCAAATGCTATCCTTGGCATTACTGGCACGTAAGGATTAAATTGTAGAGTGCTCTGCATTATTTGGTTTCTGGCAGCTAGTAGAGTGGATGTTGAATGCCATGCTGGAAATCCATCCATTGACATCACCTAGCAAGCAATTAATAAGTACATTAGCAATTAAACATGTTCAAAGACTCACATTTGCCCAATCTACCTCTAGTCCTTGTTAGTACGTAGCGGAGCTAGTGGCCTACGCAGAATTTTGAGTAAGTCGTATCTACATTTAAAGAAGTAAACAAATGATAGCAAAAAATGAGAACAAAAGATATTTCTAGTCTTTTGCAAACACGACGGAAAGAAAGTAATGTGGAATAACAAAGTTAAACCGCAAAAATTTGATAACAAGTTGATGATCAAGATATGTGATCTCTTCAGATTCAACTAGCATAACTCTTCTATGTACCATATGCTATCGCTATATAGGTATTCAATTATAAGCACTATGCAACTTGTTGAAGAAGGTTATCTCCAAGTCCAGTTGAGATTGGCATGAACGAATGGATAACAATCAAATGCCTACAATGAGTATGAAATAAATTGATAACTTTCAGCCATTTCGAGACAAGTTCTGATTTTGGACTACGCAAAACATAAACGTGAATAAGGAAGACCTTGTTACAATTGGGTATTAGTTCCTCCAGAGCCTTCACCTTTTTTGCAATCCGGTCTCTACGTTTCTGCATGTAGAACAACAAGAGGAAACATATGACTTACaaattaaatataaaatataGAAGCATATTGCAAGCGCCCACAGCCTATATAATAAATTCTAAGTTCACATTCATTAACACAAAAAGGAacaatgtgatgatatatgtacaCTCACTAAACTATGCGTAGCCATGAGAGTCATGACATAAACCACGTTCAATTATGAATACTCCTTCCGCCCCCGTTCCATTTTATGTGATGATCTTTAACTGGACATAGAATTTCAcaagaagaaagaaagacttttgaaatttgtaatCTAAACAAGCCATAAATACTTTGCGTGAAGGTAATTAGAAGAAGACTAACCCTCTCACTCATTTTATGCATTTCAACAGAACTTGCTTTAGAACATTGCTGCAAACCATCTTCATTCCTTCTTGATGTCAACCCACTTCCATTAGCCTGATAATAACAAGAGTAGTACTACAATCAAATCATAATAAAATGAAAACTAAACCACATGCACAATGCATCAAGACATGTTTGAGCTAATAAGTCAATCGCTTGTCATTACACAATATCAATTATCACTACCCAAAAGAAACTGGACTTAGCTACGAACTTCGTCGCTAAGTCAGTCGTAGCTAATAATATGTCGTTAATCTATTGCTAAATAGAATTGGCCACGAATTTCGCTATTTAGCTACATAATTTGTCCATCGCGGGGACTACACTCACATCAAATTCAGACACTAAATCTTCTCCACATTTTCTCTTTTTCCCTTTTGACTCCCTATCTAGGATTTTATGACAAGGTCTTGTCATAATCTTTCTTTGTTGTGGCTGCTGAGAATCAGATTGAGTACTTGATGAGTAATTTGTAGTTCCAAACTTAGGCACATGATTTTCCACCCCAGGGGCACCTAAGGTCAGTAGGGTTGGTGGCGAGTGGTCCCAAAAGTTTGGCTTATGGACTTCATCAACCTTTAAATGACTCAGAGATAATTGCTCACCAACAACTTCATCAGATGAAGAATCTAAATTTAAGTTCCACTTTGACATCTGGTGGTCAATCAACTTAGAGCAACACAAGAGGCGGAGAAAACTTTGTTGGGATAAATGAAACACAGACACCTTCAATGCGTATGGCCGAGTGAAGTTATATATATAGGCTGATGGAAGAGGGGGTAGGTTGGTGGgtgtgtgtgggtgtgtgtgtggggggggtgGATGtgggaaatgagaagtaatttgACATGTGAGAGGAATGAAAATTTTGGCGGCATACAAACGGAaaacacaaaagaaagaaaaaaggtcCTTTGTCTTCTCTAAAAAAGGTAAGCTTTGACGCAGTAGCTTACTGATTTTTTCAATCATCCAATCTGCAAAAATCAAATTAAACTTAGCAAAAGACCAAACCATGAGAACGAATCTACAAAGCTGTCACCTTCTTTCATCAGATCTTTTGATCTTTTCATTAATTGTCCATGTTTGTTAATACAGTACATATTTGTTATATTATTAGTCAAGTCTAGTCTAccgaaacaacctctctatcttggatctgcgtacattttaccctcccagaccccactatGTGGACTTTCATTAGgtatgttattgttattgtaTTAGTAAATTTTAGCTTGTAATAGTAGGTTAATTATTATTTTACTAGACCATTAATGTTAATTAAGAGATTCATCTAAAATTACCAACCAACTTACCTATACCTAGTTctgtaaaaaataaaattataccaTCAGAACATAGAACTTAAACACTtacaaaattatttaaattatttagTCACATATAAGAGGCGTTTTGAGTAAATTACATATCATCCTTTAGTAAGGATAAATTTTATCCCCGTAAGTTTTGGATGTCAAGCTAATTATAACCCTAATGATGTGATCAAAATGACCTCGAGGTCTGTACGGTCCCACGTGAGGGTGCTGAAATCATTGTAGCATGATAGGGTATGTACGAAATAATTGATTTTTGGTAGATTTCAACCATTTAATTGATGCAAAGTTATGATACCTAAATCAAATGACATTCTCAGATTTTCAAGAATTAATCGAGAATCCCAAATTCTTCACAGTTAGGGTATGAACCAAAATCGGTAATCTCACATATTGAACCTTGATTTTGACGTCCAAATGATTTAGTAAGTGTATTTGTGGACAGAATTCTTGGTTTAAACTaggggtgtcaagtgggccgggccgggccatttAAATGTGGGCCAAAAGGGGCCGGGTCGGGGCCGGGCCGGGCCGTAAGTTAAGTGGGTCGGGCTggggccgggcttggagagggaaagggtgtccggcccagcccacctcggataggggctacacgtcgggctaaccgggcccgttagtgggccgggctgggttttagttagtgggccgggccaagttttagttagtgggccgggccgggttttagttagtgggccgagccggattttaattattttaaaaaaaaattctaatgctaaaatttattaagtttaatactttaaaatctagttgttgtcaactttattttaaccttcaagttccttaaattatactttggccctattttcaaactataaataccattcattcttctccatattatctcacaattccctactctcctctttctctaaatttcctactcatctaaatgggaactaaatgggaacaatgcacatgagttttgctactaaaccaaagttcttaatttaattatctcatctgatcctaagtcctaatgtcatgtgcagattgtcacgTCTCCATCATCGGTGGAGACATTTCAAtatgctaaaaaatatttaattattattatatataaaatatttgaaactaataagattatattaatatattattatatatataactaatagtttatattattatatagtatactgtataacctattgaaatatttttgaacttgtgtaagccaacagcaagatagtaacttaaaaggggtatttgatttatttcacgcatcagcaatttcagaagtaaattatttttcatttagtagcaattaaatattaacgaattcgattcctcttcatttttattgtctccatttttctcaagttcttacttgaataagagacacattacatgagttaaaattaatggttaagttttaattaactaaagtaagattctaactatggtttgaataattaataaatatttcatatatttgcttccaaaattttaagaatcccacaattatagctacaactattttattgggatacaatgtttttaaaatacttattattagtaataaatgtaatacttatcttttttttttttttaatttgaagtgggccgggctgggccgggccggtgccccggtgggccatcacccgggcttatggtgggccgggctggtgggctgtccaccttgtccggcccagccccctaataaaacccacctagcccagccccttacacctaTTAGTGGGCTTGGGCCGGGCCGGTGGTGGGCCGAGTTTACCGGGCCGGGTTCGGGCTGGCCcgacccacttgacacccttagtTTAAACATGATTTAGGTCTTGTGAGGAAGACAACGAATAGTAACTCGAAGCCTGAGGATGAGTGGCGTAATTATTCCAATTACTAGCTCCAAGGACTTGATAAATACCATGTGACGAATTTATGGACATGAAGATGGGATTAACAAAGGGGCTAGGATTTGGATAGATTGTAGCTTTATTTGCGAACCCAAGATGGGTTATGTTAAGATTCGGATTTCGATAgttgtacttttttattttgacgGTGCCTTTctacatacaatctttaaggttttttaaaaaataatttacatattcaaaaactacataaaaagtactaaaAGATCagaattaacaatttaaaatatttaaaggatATAATAAATCTCGGTCAAAGATTTTCTTGCTTGATACTCGAAATACGAACtatatatatcacataaattgggatggagggagtatatgttTATGCAGATTGAATTGTGTTGGACACACTAAACACTGTTTGGTTAATTGGAAGGCTACGTCAAGGTCTGTTATGATTATGTACCTAAAAGGTGTATGTTTTCAAGTTTAGGAAAGAATGTTAGACTGTGAGTATGTGTTCGTTGGGGGTGAACAAGCTATGCTCTCCAGACTTGTGTAAAGCTATTATGTGGCTACGTTCTATCTTATCATAGATGTTAAAGAACATTCAAAGGATGTTCATTTAAATATTCCTACAGCTTCCTGAAGAGCTTGCAAACAAGCAAGTAGCTTACCAACAGGTCAATCAAGCAGGTAGTTTATGTAGGCACTTCGTAAGCAGCCCCTGAAAAACCTTGTTGCAGCAGCTTTATGAGAAGGCTGCAATTAAATAAGTAGCTTACAATTAGCTTATGCAGGCAGTTCGCAAGTAGCTCCTGAAAGGCCTTACAGCAATTTCATGAAGAGGCTTGCAATCAAACAAGCAACTTGCAAGTAGCCCATGCAGCTTGCAAGCATCTTTCATAAAAGCCACACAACAACTTCATTTCCTCTATAGATAGAAAGCTAAATCAATTCATTTGTAGATCAACTATATTTCTTGTTGTCTCGTATTTTTATTGTTATTTCATAACAAATTACTATTTATCGGTTTTATTTTTGTTATAGGAAATAAGAGTGAGCACAAACAGAACATGCATTGGGTAATTCTTTCTAGAGAAAAGGTCCAAAATTACTCTTTTAAGTtgcaaaattatttatttttatctcCGTTAAAGTTGGCTCAACAAAATTGACACAATTATTCTTGTGAAAAGAACAGCAAGTGATAATCAAATGATTATATTTAATAAAACAAAATTTTCTTATTttgctcatttatttcattatagagTATTATTAATGTATATATTCAATTAGTATATCTCACTTTCTTTTGTCTCGAAAATAATTTTACTTTCTTATAGAAAATTTGTTACATATATTAAAAGAAATATCATCATTTTAAAGtacataaaaagaaaaagacaaaggtTAATATGACGGTTGAATAGACATTCAGAAAAGTTAATTGACATGATATGTGGAGGAGAATGCCTAGTGTTCAAAATTGACGTTTGATTTTAAAGCAGGTTTGATTCTAAAGCAAAGTTGACagtgtaaatgattttcaccccatgtatatatgatgttccattacaaaaaattattttaaatgaaTATACAAGATAGCAAAGAGGTTTAATATTATAAAGACTTTTACACCAAGGACTTTAAAATACATCAAGATGAGATAAAGGAGGTTTAATACTGTATAGATTTTTTGTCACCATGAGATTTAAAGCGCATCAAGACGAGATAAATTATCAGTTTATACTTTGTATAAAAAATAGTTTTCTTAATAATGGATCAAAAAACGTTATT from Lycium barbarum isolate Lr01 chromosome 10, ASM1917538v2, whole genome shotgun sequence includes:
- the LOC132614865 gene encoding reticulon-like protein B9, with translation MPIYSSDSDDPRPSYSAPPKRLFARQRPMHAILGGGKVADILLWRDRTISAAILFGFTMTWFLFEVVEYNFVSLLCHISMILMLILFIWSTGAGLIDWAPPDLRAIMISDSTFRWLCGKFNSMLSKFYEISSGKDFRTFFLAITILWVLSVIGNYFSSLNLLYLGFLCLATLPAIYERNQDKVDYLASKGNQDMKKLYKKFDRKVLNKIPRGPVKERKRF
- the LOC132613248 gene encoding uncharacterized protein LOC132613248, whose product is MSKWNLNLDSSSDEVVGEQLSLSHLKVDEVHKPNFWDHSPPTLLTLGAPGVENHVPKFGTTNYSSSTQSDSQQPQQRKIMTRPCHKILDRESKGKKRKCGEDLVSEFDYYSCYYQANGSGLTSRRNEDGLQQCSKASSVEMHKMSERKRRDRIAKKVKALEELIPNCNKVMSMDGFPAWHSTSTLLAARNQIMQSTLQFNPYVPVMPRIAFDSYFGFGTSINYSNMLSPNLFPMMPLPSTGSHFPFLPLASITRKT